TAAGGGAAAGAGGGAAGGATATTGATTTGATTTTACTTGATGAGATTATGCCTGGTAAAGGTGGATTACAAACATTGATTGAAATTAAAGAGATTTTCCCAGGCATTCCCGTTGTGATGGTTACAAAAAATGAGGAAGAAAGTTTGATGGAGGAAGCGATCGGTTATAAGATAAGTGATTATCTTACTAAGCCGGTGAACCCGAGCCAGATATTAATGGTCTGCAAAAAGTTTATTGAAGCGAAAAAGATAGCCAGCGAAAAGCTTACTATGGAATATCTTCACGGGTTTCGTGCTATATCAAATGCTTTGATGACCGAACTTGATTATCAGGATTGGATTGAAATTTATCTGCGACTTATAAAGTGGGATATTGAACTTGACGAACATCCAGAAGTTGGTTTAAGGGAATCTCTTTTTGAATTGAAACGGCAATGCAATGTTGAATTCGGTAAATATATTGAAAGGAATTATCCCGATTGGATAGAGTCGGAGGATAGACCTATTCTCTCTGTTGATATTGTTGAGAGATATATCATCCCTGAAATTGAAGATGGAAAGAATGTTATCTTTTTTGTGGTTGATTGTATGCGACTTGATCAATGGATTATGCTTGAAAAGGAGTTACATGACTTTTACATCGTTGAAAGAGATTATTATTATTCTATTTTGCCGACCGCAACCCCGTATTCAAGAAATGCTATATTTAGTGGTTTATTCCCGATTGAGATAGAAAAAAGATTCCCCGAGCTTTGGGAGGGGAATAATGATGAGGAAAGAAGTAGAAATAAATATGAGAGGGAATTTTTAGAGGATCAGCTAAATAGAAGGCGGGTGAAATTGAAATCAAAGATAAGATATTTTAAAATAATTGACCCTGATTTTGGTGTTGGTGTTGAACAAAACATAGCAACATATGCTCAAGGTCAATTGACAGCCATTGTGGTAAATTTTGTTGATATGCTTGCGCATAGCAGAAGTGATTCAACTGTGATTAGGGAACTTTCATTTGATGAATCAGCGTATAGAGAAGTTACACGGGCATGGTTTGTTCATTCTTCTTTTTACAGGATGTTGAAGACGATATCAAGGTTGAAAAATGTAGTTGTGTTTGTTACAACCGACCATGGGAGTATAAGGGCTTTGCGAGGTGCTAAAGTTTTGGCAGATAGGGAAGCTGCTACTAATTTAAGGTATAAATATGGGAGAAATTTGAACTGTGATGAGAAGGAGGCGATTTTTATTGAAAAACCCGAAACCTATAAGTTGCCAAAGAGAGGCGTTGCAATAAATTATATAATTGCTAAGGAGGACTATTATTTTGTCTATCCAACCGATTATCATCATTATTTAAATCTTTACAAAGACACTTTTCAACATGGAGGCGTGTCACTTGAAGAAATGATAGTTCCAATAGTAAAACTTGTACCTAAAAATTAAATGACTGGAAAATTCCTTACACGAAGCGAAGATGAGACAATTGAACTCGGTAAGAGATTTTCCACAATTTTAAAACCCGGGGATGTCGTTGCTCTTTTTGGAGATCTCGGTTCGGGAAAGACGAAATTCGTTCAAGGCGTGTGTATTGGTCTTGGTGTTTTCGAAACCGTCAATAGCCCAACCTTCATAATCATGAACAAATACAAAGGACGCTTAACAGTTTATCATTTTGATTTTTACAGGGTGAAAAGTGTAGACGAAGTCATTGAAATCGGGTTTAGAGATTTTATTTTCAACGATGCAGTATCATTGATAGAGTGGGCGGATGTTGTTTATGAACTTTTGCCAAGCAAAAGATATGATGTTTATTTAAGGTTTGTGGATGAAGAAAATGAAAGAGAAATAGAAATTGTAAAACGATGAAAATACTTGCGATAGAGACATCAACGGATATTTGTTCTGTTTGCGTTATTGCAAATGGAAAAACATCACAATGCGAAATTAATTTAAAGCAAATTCATTCGGAAAAAATAATTTCTTTGATAGATCAATG
This genomic interval from Candidatus Thermokryptus mobilis contains the following:
- the porX gene encoding T9SS response regulator signal transducer PorX, which codes for MQEKKGHILWIDDEIELLRSHILFLEQKGYEVSVATNGDDAVEFLRERGKDIDLILLDEIMPGKGGLQTLIEIKEIFPGIPVVMVTKNEEESLMEEAIGYKISDYLTKPVNPSQILMVCKKFIEAKKIASEKLTMEYLHGFRAISNALMTELDYQDWIEIYLRLIKWDIELDEHPEVGLRESLFELKRQCNVEFGKYIERNYPDWIESEDRPILSVDIVERYIIPEIEDGKNVIFFVVDCMRLDQWIMLEKELHDFYIVERDYYYSILPTATPYSRNAIFSGLFPIEIEKRFPELWEGNNDEERSRNKYEREFLEDQLNRRRVKLKSKIRYFKIIDPDFGVGVEQNIATYAQGQLTAIVVNFVDMLAHSRSDSTVIRELSFDESAYREVTRAWFVHSSFYRMLKTISRLKNVVVFVTTDHGSIRALRGAKVLADREAATNLRYKYGRNLNCDEKEAIFIEKPETYKLPKRGVAINYIIAKEDYYFVYPTDYHHYLNLYKDTFQHGGVSLEEMIVPIVKLVPKN
- the tsaE gene encoding tRNA (adenosine(37)-N6)-threonylcarbamoyltransferase complex ATPase subunit type 1 TsaE, whose protein sequence is MTGKFLTRSEDETIELGKRFSTILKPGDVVALFGDLGSGKTKFVQGVCIGLGVFETVNSPTFIIMNKYKGRLTVYHFDFYRVKSVDEVIEIGFRDFIFNDAVSLIEWADVVYELLPSKRYDVYLRFVDEENEREIEIVKR